One segment of Apus apus isolate bApuApu2 chromosome 1, bApuApu2.pri.cur, whole genome shotgun sequence DNA contains the following:
- the LOC127381878 gene encoding uncharacterized protein LOC127381878, whose amino-acid sequence MLCPLLFWAEICLLLLCRGCQLEEPVMGLNEAVKSDRLIAAPIGGEANFYCNFSLSMEVLQVTWQKRVGSSFQNLATYSLNHGPRLIGSFQEKARFTRATLKASAITLQNLTFEDESSYRCIFNVFPYGSFSKDICLNIHTISELTVEYDSHLSTEGLLTAVCSATGKPAPQITWLDDRDLDKSPEIHHIQNANGTTEKHKYIRSVQKSIISMALFTAVVLLIFLLYCTMRQINRRAEKQKRCSAPKTPAEEESLHQDLSEKTESLHTLKDQHIAHQNETPGSSLHKRLPDLKRNFRKKKNCRHLFSEEEENLNSNIHGMVKRGPVALCDKELGCVPMEKDREATAGEEVQIAHHLAAPQSSTGRRATSLIKAHLHSPRGAQEHKSRESGALLRIFTSNALDRPGELLRVYGSGLPRPCPCFKQVVSYSSVVRSFFIICSSKTNLLIWLTSITSEGRRKRQRDVKRCRPFQAPGGLGSNSARPWASSAHGMAPEPGASVAGERDGRWDPPGKDGTGRDTAGREMLPPSLGRAEHS is encoded by the exons ATGCTTTGTCCCCTGCTTTTCTGGGCTGAaatctgcctgctgctgctctgccgAGGCTGCCAGCTGGAGGAGCCAGTGATGG GTTTGAATGAAGCTGTGAAATCTGATAGACTTATTGCAGCACCCATTGGTGGAGAGGCAAATTTCTATTGCAACTTCTCACTCTCAATGGAGGTTTTGCAAGTCACCTGGCAGAAGAGAGTCGGGTCATCCTTCCAGAACTTAGCcacctacagcctaaaccaCGGGCCAAGGCTGATAGGGTCATTTCAGGAGAAGGCACGTTTCACTAGGGCAACCCTGAAGGCCTCAGCTATCACACTCCAAAATCTCACATTTGAAGATGAGTCCTCTTACAGATGCATTTTCAACGTGTTCCCTTACGGCTCCTTCAGCAAAGATATATGCCTCAACATCCATA CAATTTCTGAGCTAACAGTGGAATATGACTCCCACCTGTCCACCGAGGGTCTCCTCACTGCAGTTTGCTCAGCAACAGGAAAACCTGCTCCCCAGATCACCTGGCTGGATGACAGAGACCTGGATAAGTCCCCTGAAATACACCACATCCAAAATGCAAACGGAACA ACAGAGAAACACAAATATATCAGGA GTGTTCAGAAGAGCATAATTAGCATGGCACTCTTCACAGCTGTGGTGTTATTAATATTCTTGCTATATTGCACCATGAGACAAATCAACAGAAGAGCGGAAAA acagaagAGATGTTCTGCACCCAAAACAcctgcagaggaggaaagctTACACCAAGACCTAAGCGAGAAAACTGAGAGTTTGCACACACTGAAGGACCAGCACATTGCTCATCAAAACGAG ACACCAGGCTCCTCGCTTCACAAAAGGCTGCCAGATCTGAAGagaaacttcagaaagaaaaaaaattgcaggcACTTGttttcagaggaggaggagaacctgaACAGCAACATCCATGGCATGGTTAAGAGGGGACCTGTTGCATTATGTGACAAGGAGCTGGGCTGCGTACCCATGGAGAAGGACAGAGAGGCAACAGCAGGTGAAGAAGTCCAAATAGCACACCACCTGGCTGCTCCCCAGTCCAGTACAGGAAGGAGAGCCACCAGCCTAATAAAGGCCCACCTCCACAGTCCCAGAGGAGCACAGGAGCACAAGAGCAG GGAGTCTGGGGCTTTGCTGCGGATTTTCACAAGCAACGCGCTCGACCGTCCCGGCGAGCTGCTCCGAGTTTATGGCTCCGGCTTGCCGAGACCTTGTCCTTGCTTTAAGCAGGTGGTGTCTTATTCGTCAGTGGTTCGCTCATTCTTTATCATTTGCTCTTCCAAGACCAATTTGTTAATTTGGTTGACATCGATAACCtctgagggaagaagaaaacgGCAGAGGGACGTAAAGCGGTGCCGCCCATTCCAGGCTCCAGGTGGACTGGGAAGTAACAGCGCTCGGCCTTGGGCTTCTTCTGCCCATGGGATGGCGCCTGAGCCGGGGGCATCCGTGGCTGGGGAACGGGACGGGCGCTGGGACCCTCCTGGGAAGGACGGGACAGGACGGGACACGGCCGGCCGTGAGATGCTGCCTCCGTCACTCGGCCGTGCGGAACATTCCTAA
- the LOC127388250 gene encoding OX-2 membrane glycoprotein-like codes for MFPSKMTFGALVLCLVCAGLGKANVVPQAEHRSVKVGGNVTLSCVLTEPKDVVQVTWQKDTETSQNNIATYSNSGVLKIHKPYQDRMNFTSLVLNETNITFWDTRMDDSGCYTCLFNTFPLGSFSGHTCLSVFGLNASVHYNISEGHMIAICNAVGIPEPTVTWNNLFNSTPTQEMFRYKNGVVSITSKLEIFNTQSISAQDLTCRVSNSNEKMELPVEMKGEGGASLLWLTIPVGILIVIILILVTMCWRKRICSRG; via the exons ATGTTCCCTTCCAAAATGACTTTTGGAGCTCTGGTTTTGTGTCTCGTTTGTGCTGGGCTTGGAAAGGCAAATG TGGTTCCACAAGCTGAACACAGAAGCGTGAAGGTGGGTGGCAACGTGACTCTCAGCTGTGTCTTGACAGAACCCAAGGATGTTGTGCAAGTGACATGGCAAAAGGACACTGAAACATCACAGAATAATATAGCTACATACAGTAACTCAGGAGTATTAAAGATTCATAAGCCCTACCAAGACAGAATGAATTTCACAAGTCTGGTACTCAATGAGACAAACATCACTTTCTGGGACACTAGAATGGATGATTCAGGGTGTTACACGTGTCTCTTCAATACTTTTCCTCTCGGCTCCTTCTCGGGACATACCTGCCTGAGTGTCTTTG GTCTCAATGCGTCTGTCCATTACAACATTTCTGAAGGTCATATGATAGCCATCTGTAACGCCGTTGGCATCCCAGAGCCCACTGTCACCTGGAACAACTTGTTCAATTCTACTCCTACACAGGAGATGTTCAGGTACAAAAATGGGGTGGTGTCCATCACCAGTAAACTGGAGATCTTCAACACTCAGAGCATCAGTGCACAGGACTTGACCTGCAGAGTAAgcaacagcaatgaaaaaatgGAATTGCCTGTGGAAATGAAAGGAG aAGGGGGAGCCTCATTGCTTTGGCTGACGATTCCTGTGGGCATTTTAATTGTCATAATTCTGATTCTGGTAACTATGTGCTGGAGGAAGAGGATATGCAGCAGGGGTTGA